The following is a genomic window from Platichthys flesus chromosome 13, fPlaFle2.1, whole genome shotgun sequence.
CCACTCACCTCGCTAACCCGCAGCCGCGTCCTGACCCGGCGTCCGAGCGCCTGAGCAGCCGGTGAACAGGGACCAGCAGCCGGATAAAAGCCGGAGAGCCATGACGCAGACCGCTGTCCAGTCGTGGAGCCTGGGACTAACGTTACACTTGGTTTTAGGTGAGTTATCCCCGGTTTACAGCTCCGAAGGTCACAGATAACCACAACTGAATAATATAactgtttgtgtcagtgaacATGAAGCTGAGTCGGTGTTTAACTCTGCTGAGTTCACATCTGTGTCCCCGGTCAGCCCGGTTCTCTGAGCAGTGAGTCCCTGGAGCCTTAGCCGAGTTCAGTCACTCATGAAGCGGCCAGGATGAGGTTAGCTCCCGGTCCTCAGGTCTGTGCTGTTCCTCAGACAAGTGTAGGTTTAATGGTTTTGATCTAGAGCTGGTTCAGTGTTGACAAGACGAGGAGAACAAAAAGCTGTGAAATcgccattttatttttgtcttttggaataaaacagaggtttagaaaaactgtaaaaagccGTGAAAAGTGTTTCTTCTTCATCGATACCTGTTCCTGtgtggtttttaatgaaatgctgtaaaatcatttttaatgtgtcttaacaaataaaacaaagttttcATTAATCAGAGGCTGTGTCATATAGTTTGTCTGGATTCGTGGGACCAGGATTTGTTACTCTGGAGCCAGAACGTGCTGGTCTAGATGTCTAATAGAGAAGAAGGGAATTTGCCAAACTCGTTTTACAAGACCTCACACAATTCAGAAACCTTCAACAATGTTCAGTATGTCAGAGGTACTCGTCCAGGTTTCTTCATTTAGACCCGGCCTGAATAGTCTGATGTGGTCTAGAAAGGGGAAAAAGGAGGTGTAATTGCAATTGGTTTTTGgttttcatgaataaaataagAGTCTTAAACTCTCCTTattgaactagttcagaatttccAACCCTGCCCTGTTTAGGTGAAGTGTTTACCTAGAGCCAGTCTGAACTGGTTGAGATGGATGATGTGAAAAGATGAAGTGAAAACGCCATTCTAGGTTTTTATAAATAGATCAAGTTTCACAAGATGTACAACTGAGGTTTTAAACCATGTTCGGTATCTCACAGATACTGTGTACACATATTTGACTAGTTCTTGgtacaaagtgtttgtgttttgttaagACCTGATCTGGATAACCATGAATAAAATCAGGGAAATTacccctttttgttttcacaaataaaataaagatttcacAAATCAGAGTGTAGTTCTGAGTAAATCAATAGTTGGAAAGTCTTTGTGTTCTGAATTGTGGTTTTTGATCTAGACCTGGTCTGAAGTGGTCTAGAGGGAGTAGGGCAGTGGAATTTTacttaattcattaattaaacaAAGGCTTTGTGAatcttagattttttttaaactgattaTTTGAATAGTATGTGTTAATGATGTTTGTAGTTATATATACCTAGACCCAGATTAATACAAAAGGTGAAATATcaattaaaattgttttttatggtggggtaaatatttttgaaaataggtactttatattttatattttgtaatttattaagATTCTTTTATTGAGATCTGTTCACAATTAGAGATAAAAATGAATTTTTctgttgatgacattttaaacaCTACTAAAAAAGTAAACACATCTTTTCATGAAGGTTGAATACTTATCTATTGTATTTTTTAGGCATTATCAAATAACGATTTACTTGATAATAACACCTGTAATTTAGCACCTGACTCATACCTGAATTTATTTTGTAGCCGTCGCTCTGCACCAGGGTTTTGCTACCGTTGCTCCACCTACGGTCGCCCCGACCACCGCTGCACCGCACAAAGACCCCAGCAGCCCTGAAAGAGGGAACTACGTGGTGAGCAACAATGGTACCGCCTGCTTGCTGGCATCCATGGGCCTCCAGCTCAACATCAGCTTCAGCTCCTTGTCCCAGAATAAGGTATCAAATTATTCTAAGTGAATACTGTTGGAGCTACAATTGCAGACAGTCCAAGTTTTTTAAATGCttcatcttttatttacagACCGTGCAGGAGGTTGTAAACATTCAGCCTACCGCGACAAATAGCTCTGGATCATGCAAGTCGGACATCGCCACCCTGATGCTGACAACAGATGCACAGAAAACCAACCTCACCTTTTCCTTCACCCTGGTACGTTACTGCATTTGCTCTCTCGCTGCTTTGTACGTCACAACCATTTGAATAAAACCATGTGTCATTTCTCCTTTTGGTCTACCGTACAACATTGAGCAGGCTTTCATTTCAATAGTACTTCCTGGAACTGCCAGTAGATGGCAGCTAGAGCATGAGGAATTGGCATGGACGTCTATCATACTGTCTTATTTTTCCAGAATTCAACATCCAACAAGTACCACTTGAGTAACGTGTCTCTGTCCGCAGCCTGGCCTGACATGAAAGGTGAGTGTACTTTACCCCTCTGTGTTAATACAAGCTGCCTTCTATCAGATGAATTAGCATATGTCCAACAGATAATATGTTTATAACCATTTTGCAATACATTatgattatattattaatatggCACAGAAATCTTTGGTAATGATTTATTGTACAGGTCAGTTCTTTCTTCTAATTTATTGATAATTTCTCAAATTTCGCTTTATCGTCTTTTCTAAGAAGTCCGTTTGTTTTTTCCATATTGTGACAGATTTCCAAGTAATAGTGTATAACCTTCTGTCCCTTGTTTCAGACCCCGTCTCAGTGCGCAACAACAGTCTGGACTACCTGCGAGGAAGCCTGGGCTTCTCGTACATGTGCCGAGAGAAGCAAACCCTGGACGTGGTCCAGACTGTGTCCATCAACATTATCCAGGTGCAGGTGCAGCCGTTCGGTCTGACTGGAAGTCAGTTTGGAGCCGGTAAAACACATTGTTTGACTCGAACGAGAGTAGATTTTCTCATTTTCCGTTTTGTCATTGTCTAGTAAAGTGTTAGAAAAATAATTTTCTACTTTGTTTCTTCTCGCCTCACCCAGCGGAGGAATGTCAGTTGGATGAAGATGACATGTTGATCCCCATCATCGTTGGAGCAGCTTTAGCGGGTCTTGTCGTGATCGTGCTCTTGGCCTACCTCATCGGCAGGAAGAGGAGCCACGCCGGCTACCAAACCATCTGAGGTGGCTCGTCACTCTCACATCCCCCCCCTCCAGGGCCGGAGAGCGATAATACCCACCGATGATATTAACCACTGTTTTATGAGACTTAACACTTCACCTTGTGCCCCTCTGTCCCCGCACCCTtcatctctgtgtgtgctgtTCTTTGCCCTTATCAGTAACACTGGCTGTCATCACTTTTTGAGATTGATATGTGCTTTCTGAACTGACCCACTCTTTCATTAAAAAGGGACGTTGTTTGGAGATTGaagtgaagagagggagaagcagaggatGTTGTCAGAGGGTCCACGAGAGTCCTCAACTTGTGTCGTACTATTTATGATTTCTGTGAAAGGAAACTTTGGGGGATTTGAGGGAATCGCTACTGTAGCTTTTCTTATCCGATTCTGGGTGACCATGTTTAATGATGTCACCCAAACGAGCTGTGTTATTATAAAGGGAATGTTTCTAGCTGTTTAACTTGATCCACTTCAGACAGTTAagaactgacatttttttatggaAACTCTACATTTAGGCCAAGTTTGCAGATTTTAGGGAACACGCTAAAAACATGGAAACCtaatgaaaagtgtgtgtgtgaggagacgCCTGAGTGGCTGTGTTATATTTAGGAATTCATTTTGTCCACTGGGATTCGTGATGAAATGCATGTCTTTCCTTCTTATAGGTACTCAACACATTTTGTATGAAGATGCAGCTGCAGGCTTTGTAGGGTTGAAGGCattttaagctttttttcatttctcatgAAGAGGTAGTTTGGCATTTTTGGGAAATGGGCTCATTTGCGCACTTGTGAGGATTTAGATGTAAAGAATTA
Proteins encoded in this region:
- the lamp1b gene encoding lysosome-associated membrane glycoprotein 1b; this encodes MTQTAVQSWSLGLTLHLVLAVALHQGFATVAPPTVAPTTAAPHKDPSSPERGNYVVSNNGTACLLASMGLQLNISFSSLSQNKTVQEVVNIQPTATNSSGSCKSDIATLMLTTDAQKTNLTFSFTLNSTSNKYHLSNVSLSAAWPDMKDPVSVRNNSLDYLRGSLGFSYMCREKQTLDVVQTVSINIIQVQVQPFGLTGSQFGAAEECQLDEDDMLIPIIVGAALAGLVVIVLLAYLIGRKRSHAGYQTI